Within the Mumia flava genome, the region CCAGGCCGGGGAAACCCGGGTCACCGCGCAGCTCGGCGTGCAATCGGACGGCGAGCGGGTTGATGAGACCGCCGAGGACCTGCCAGACCTTGGCCGTCGGCCGGAAGGCGACGAGCCCCTCGAACACAGTCAGGGCGACGACCATCTCGGGCTTGTGGTGCGGGTCCTTGAACACGCGGGCCGGGTCGTCGAGCGCCACCCCGGCGGCCTCCTCGCGCGCGTACCCCACGCGGGCCGTCGGCGTGTCGGGGTGCACCTGCAGGGACAGCGGCGCATCGACCGCGAGGACCTTCAGGAGGTACGGGAGGCCGTCGCCGACGACCTCGCGCAGGCCACGCGTCGTGCCGTCGGTCCCGACGACCTCGCTCGCGCCGAGGCGGTGTGTGCCGACCCACAGCTCGGCCCACGGCCGACCGTCGGGCTCGACGCCGAGCAGGGTCGGCAGCGCATCGTGGGAGCCCCACGCGTAGTGCTGCACCACCGTCCGCAGCTCGTGCACGCGATCACCCCTTGCGTCGTCGCGGCGTCCTCGCCGAACGTACCGGGCCGCGGCTGCCGCTGTCACCGGAACGCCCGCCGCCGCGGCGGTCGGACCCGTAACGGTCGCCACCCCGGTGACCACCGTCACGCGAAGACCCCCCGCGGTACGGCCCCGAGCGGCGCGGACCACGGTCGCGCTCGAGGTGGATGAGGTTGCCGCCGATCCGGGTGCGGCTGAGCGCGGACTCCGTCCCGCTGGGCAGCGGGTCGGGCAGCTCGACCAGCGAGTGGTCGTAGCGGATCGAGATGTTGCCGAAGTCGCCGCGCCCGAGACCGCCCTCGTTCGCGAGCGCCCCCATGATCGACTTCGGGGTGACGCGCTGGCGCTTGCCGACGGCGAGCCGGTAGACGGCCATGCCGTCCGGCGTCGGGCGGGTCGGACGCTCGCGGTCGCCGTCGCGGTCGCGACCCTTGCGACCGCCGTCACGATCGTGACCCTTGCGGTCGGTCACCACGATGTCGTCGGACGGGTCGAGCAGGAACTTCGTGCCCTCGTGCGCCTGCACCGCCAGCGCGGCGGCGACGTCGAGCGGGTCGACGCCGGTCTCGCGGGCGTACTCGCTGAGCAGGCCGCGGAACTGGTGCACGTCCTTGCTGGACAGGGCCGAGGTGATCGCACCCTGGAACTTCGTGACGCGGCTGGCGTTGACCTGCTCGGCCGTGGGGATGTCCATCGGCGTCACCGGCTGGCCGGTGGTCCGCTCGATCACGCCGAGCAGCCGACGCTCGCGCGGCGTCACGAAGAGCACGGCGTCGCCGGCGCGGCCGGCCCGGCCGGTGCGGCCGATCCGGTGGACGTACGCCTCGGGGTCGTGCGGGATGTCGTAGTTGACGACCAGGCTGATCCGGTCGACGTCGAGGCCGCGGGCGGCGACGTCGGTCGCGACCAGGATGTCGAGGGTGCCGCCCTTCAGCGCGTTGACCGTGCGCTCGCGCTGCGCCTGGACCAGGTCGCCGTTGATCGCGGCGGCGCTGTGGCCGTACGCGCGGAGCTGCTCGGCAAGCTCCTCGGTGGCCGACTTGGTCCGGACGAAGACGATGACGCCGTCGTGGTTCTCGACCTCGAGGAAGCGGTTGAGCGCGTCGAGCTTGCGGAAGTGCGGGACGAGCAGCCAGCGCTGGCGCACGTTGGTCGCGCTCAGCGTCTCCGACTTGACCTTCACCTCGATCGGATCCGTGAGGTAGGTGTCGGCGATCCGTCGGATCGTGGGCGGCATCGTCGCGGAGAACAGCGCGACCTGCTTGCTGTCCGGGGTGTCGGCGAGGATCCGCTCGACGTCGTCGGCGAAGCCCATCTTGAGCATCTCGTCGGCCTCGTCGAGCACCAGGTGGCTGATCCGCGACAGGTCGAGGCGGCCGCGCTCCAGGTGGTCGATCACGCGACCCGGGGTCCCCACGACGACGTGCGCGCCCTTGCGGAGCCCGGCGAGCTGCTCGGTGTAGCCGGCGCCGCCGTAGACCGGGACCACCCGCAGGCCGGGCACGTGCTTCGCGTACGACTCGAACGCCTCGGAGACCTGGAGCGCGAGCTCGCGGGTCGGGGCGAGCACGATCGCCTGGGTCTCCGCGCGGTCCACGTCGACGCCGGAGAGCACCGGCAGCGCGAACGCAGCGGTCTTGCCGGTCCCGGTCTGCGCCATGCCGATGATGTCGTGGCCGTCGAGCAGCGGCGGGATCGCCTCGCCCTGGATCGGGGACGGGGACTCGTACCCCAGGTCGTCGAGGGCAGCCAGCAGCCGCTCGTCAGCGAGGATGTCGGCGAAGGAGAGCGTGGGCGCGTCGAGGGCGGCGTCAGAAGTCATAACCGCCCAAGTCTAGGACCGTATCGGTCCCGATCACGAATCGTAACCCTGTGATCTGCGCGTCCTTCACCGACCCCTGGGCGGAGTGCGCGCCGTCGTCGCGTCCGGGACGCTCAGAGGGTGGGCCGGACGTGCAGCCCGACCTCGGGGTCGACCAGCACCTCCTGGGCCGCCGGGACCCCGTCGGCGAGCAGCGTCGCCTCGGGGTCGACGTTGCGCTTGACGACGCCGAGGGCGACCGGGCCGAGCTCGTGGTGGCGTGCGGTGGAGCCGACGAACCCGACCCGGCGTCCGTCGAGCGTCACCTCGGCACCGTGCTCGGGGAGGTGCTCCGCCGACCCGTCGAGCAGCAGCAGGACAGCCCGCCGCGGCGGCCGACCGAGGTTGTGGATCCGCGCCACGGTCTCCTGGCCGCGGTAGCAGCCCTTGACCAGGTGGACGGCTCGGAGCGCGTCCGGCGAGCCGCTGCTCGCGTCGTACGTCCAGCCGTACTCGTTCGGGATCGACTTCTCGTCCAGGTCCAGGCCCGGACGCGGGACACCGGCGGCGATCCGCAGCGCCTCGTACGCCCAGGTCCCGGCCGGCTCGCCGTACGTCGCGGGCGCGTCCGGCAGGGCTGCTCGCTCGATCACGGCGAACCGCTGGCCCGCGAGCCCGAGGACCGCGTGGTCAGCGGTCACGTCGCGGACCTCGACCCGCATCATGAACCGCATCGAGTCCAGGAACGCGGCCAGCGCCGCCCCGGCTCCCGGCTCCGTGTGCGCGAGGAAGGTCTCGCCGTCGTCGACGCCGACGAACGCGTGCTCGACGCGGCCCTGCGGCGACAGCAGCAGCGCCCGGGTCTCGACCCCGGGCTCGAGGCCCTCGAAGACCTGGGTCGTCAGGGAGTGCAGCCAGCCCAGGCGGTCCGGCCCGCTGATCGCGACCACGTCGCGGTGCGACAGGTCGACGAAGCCCTCGCCGGCCTCGAGCCGGCGCTGCTCGGCCGCGATCGCGCCGTAGTGGGCGGCCACGCCGGCGTCGAGCGCCTCGCCCTCGACGGCGCCGGGCCGGTCGAGCAAGGGACTGCGGTAGGCGGGCGGCTGCCCGCCGCTGCTGGTCTCGGTGGTCTCGGTGGTCTCAGACACGCTTGAGCTGCCCCCACAGGTGTGACTGCATCGGCTGGTCCATGGCCGCCATGTCGATCGCGTACATCAGGTCGCCCTCGACCAGGCCGTACATCCGCTGGCCGGCGACGTACTCCTTGGCCGTGCTCGTGCGGGCGACCGCGTCGGTCGCGAGCGTCAGGCGGGGACCGTCGGCCTCGCCGTAGTAGATCTCGGTGATGCCCGTCGGATGGGCGAGCACGAGCTCGACCGGCCCCTTCGCGGCCTCGAGCGGGCCTGCGGGGCGGAGGAACCCGGTCTCCAGCGCCCCCGGGCGGACCCGCTCGCCGGACTCGTCGGTCACCCAGGTCCGGCTGAAGTAGTGCAGGAACGGGCGGCCGTCGTGCGCGAAGGCGACCTCCTGCTCGAAGCCGAACGCGTCGATGGTCGGGTAGTCGCCTCGCCCGTTGCCGTGCCACTGCCCCAGCAGCCAGGCCAGGCCCAGGAGGTCGGGATGGAGGTCCTCGGGGATCTCGAACGGCATGCGTCGAGTCTACGGGGCGCTGTGACGCCCGGACCTGCCTCCGAGACAATGACCGCCATGCGCGCAGTGGTCTCCAGGGTCGGCTCGGCGTCGGTGACGGTCGACGGCGAGGTCGTCGGCTCCTTCGACGGTCCCGGCCTGCTCGTGCTGCTCGGAGTCACCCACGACGACGGTCCGGACGAGGCCCGATCGCTCGCGGCCAAGATCTGGACCCTGCGGATCATGCGCGACGAGCGGTCCGCCGCCGATCTCGGAGCGCCGGTGCTCGTCGTGAGCCAGTTCACGCTGTACGCGGACGTCCGCAAGGGACGGCGCCCGTCGTGGGGCTCGGCGGCACCGGGGGCGGTCTCGGAGCCGCTGTACGAGGCGTTCTGCGGGTTCCTGGGCGATCTGGGCGCCCAGGTGAGCCGCGGGATCTTCGGCGCCGACATGGCGGTCTCGTCGGTCAACGACGGGCCCGTGACCCTGGTGGTGGACACCGCCGAGCTCTCCCGGTCGGGAACGTCACCTGGGACTTGAGCGTTCGATGAGGCAGAATGGGACGAATCGCAGCCTCGCGGGACGCTCGAGGCTGCCGTCGTGCTGAACAGGGAGCTTGATGAGCGAGTACGAAGGCGCCGGGAAGCGCCGCGCGGAGAAGTCGCGCGGCTGGTTCCGTCGGCACTGGGTGGCCACGCTCG harbors:
- a CDS encoding DEAD/DEAH box helicase, translating into MTSDAALDAPTLSFADILADERLLAALDDLGYESPSPIQGEAIPPLLDGHDIIGMAQTGTGKTAAFALPVLSGVDVDRAETQAIVLAPTRELALQVSEAFESYAKHVPGLRVVPVYGGAGYTEQLAGLRKGAHVVVGTPGRVIDHLERGRLDLSRISHLVLDEADEMLKMGFADDVERILADTPDSKQVALFSATMPPTIRRIADTYLTDPIEVKVKSETLSATNVRQRWLLVPHFRKLDALNRFLEVENHDGVIVFVRTKSATEELAEQLRAYGHSAAAINGDLVQAQRERTVNALKGGTLDILVATDVAARGLDVDRISLVVNYDIPHDPEAYVHRIGRTGRAGRAGDAVLFVTPRERRLLGVIERTTGQPVTPMDIPTAEQVNASRVTKFQGAITSALSSKDVHQFRGLLSEYARETGVDPLDVAAALAVQAHEGTKFLLDPSDDIVVTDRKGHDRDGGRKGRDRDGDRERPTRPTPDGMAVYRLAVGKRQRVTPKSIMGALANEGGLGRGDFGNISIRYDHSLVELPDPLPSGTESALSRTRIGGNLIHLERDRGPRRSGPYRGGSSRDGGHRGGDRYGSDRRGGGRSGDSGSRGPVRSARTPRRRKG
- a CDS encoding YgfZ/GcvT domain-containing protein, coding for MSETTETTETSSGGQPPAYRSPLLDRPGAVEGEALDAGVAAHYGAIAAEQRRLEAGEGFVDLSHRDVVAISGPDRLGWLHSLTTQVFEGLEPGVETRALLLSPQGRVEHAFVGVDDGETFLAHTEPGAGAALAAFLDSMRFMMRVEVRDVTADHAVLGLAGQRFAVIERAALPDAPATYGEPAGTWAYEALRIAAGVPRPGLDLDEKSIPNEYGWTYDASSGSPDALRAVHLVKGCYRGQETVARIHNLGRPPRRAVLLLLDGSAEHLPEHGAEVTLDGRRVGFVGSTARHHELGPVALGVVKRNVDPEATLLADGVPAAQEVLVDPEVGLHVRPTL
- a CDS encoding FABP family protein is translated as MPFEIPEDLHPDLLGLAWLLGQWHGNGRGDYPTIDAFGFEQEVAFAHDGRPFLHYFSRTWVTDESGERVRPGALETGFLRPAGPLEAAKGPVELVLAHPTGITEIYYGEADGPRLTLATDAVARTSTAKEYVAGQRMYGLVEGDLMYAIDMAAMDQPMQSHLWGQLKRV
- the dtd gene encoding D-aminoacyl-tRNA deacylase; the protein is MRAVVSRVGSASVTVDGEVVGSFDGPGLLVLLGVTHDDGPDEARSLAAKIWTLRIMRDERSAADLGAPVLVVSQFTLYADVRKGRRPSWGSAAPGAVSEPLYEAFCGFLGDLGAQVSRGIFGADMAVSSVNDGPVTLVVDTAELSRSGTSPGT